GATAAACATCCAGATCCTCATCAGATACTTGGTATTGCCCTCCCCCTTCCAGGGTGCGATCGACCAACAGCGGATCTTGGGTGAGCATATCGCCAACTAAGGGAATGCCCAACATGCCAATTTTCCAGGGTACCTTAGCTTCCGGGGTGATCGGTGCATTCAAAATCGCCAAGCGTTCAATGCGATCGCGATGCTGTAGGGCATACTGCAAACCCACCGAACCGAGAAATCCCTGCACCACCAAATGCACCCGCTCTAGGCTCATAGCCTGCATCCAGGCATCCAGCGCCGTTTGGAAGGCGGCCGAGGTGTAGGCGAAATCGCGTTTATCGGGCTTATCGGAAAATCCAAAGCCAGGCCAATCGGGAGCGATCGCCCAGAAACCTTGATCGGCCAGCGCCTCCATCACCTCGCGCCAGCCATAGCTCTGGGACGGCAGCCCATGGAGCAGCACCACCGGCGGCTTCGTTGTTTCATTCACCGGCTTGGCATCCCGGTAAAACCAGGTGACTGAGCCCACTTCAATCCAATTTTCAGTTGTAGTCACGGTAGGTTAATCAGTACTTTCTTAAGAAATAGTTTCAAGATTCCTACCAGTGTTCAGTGTTTTGGGATTCTTGTCTATGCATAGAAAGATCTCAGGCTGATCCATAGACGAGACGAGACTATCGATGAAATAGCTGATCGCCTGCTGCTAGACGCGATCGCCGCTAGTTTCGCACCGGCACCACCTGATTCAGATCCGCTGCCTGCCGTACCGCATTGGCGACCCTGAGAGCATAGACACTACTCTGGGGTTGGATGTAGAGAGGCTTGCCCTCCGTGAGGTAGTTCAACACCGACTGGGTGTCTTGGGCAAACAGCCCTCGCCGACTGCCGCCATCTAGGGGGCGATCGCCCTCTGCCGTGACCAATTTACCTTGGGTGCCGTCGAAATGAATCAAACCGTTTT
This genomic window from Candidatus Obscuribacterales bacterium contains:
- a CDS encoding alpha/beta fold hydrolase → MTTTENWIEVGSVTWFYRDAKPVNETTKPPVVLLHGLPSQSYGWREVMEALADQGFWAIAPDWPGFGFSDKPDKRDFAYTSAAFQTALDAWMQAMSLERVHLVVQGFLGSVGLQYALQHRDRIERLAILNAPITPEAKVPWKIGMLGIPLVGDMLTQDPLLVDRTLEGGGQYQVSDEDLDVYRRPFLKSSDAGRSLLATVQNLRLSEATAQISAGFRSWDAPIQVQWGVNDPWLSIDQAQAFVQQTPAAELVSLEEVGHYPQQDWPEKVANALIPFLRRSA